In the Thermococcus sp. MAR1 genome, one interval contains:
- the cas6 gene encoding CRISPR-associated endoribonuclease Cas6 gives MRFAIRLRPENEPFKVPFNHQHKLQGLIYRRIQRANPELSLRLHSPKVPKLFTFSLFMAERRDFEKGRPYFLGHGRGFFYFSTAVPEVAEAFITGLLQKPEVELWGERFTVEEVKALAEPEKLSGRKFVTLSPIAVTTKRFQFGKLRSYDLSPSEPEFYELIRENLREKHLHIFGSKPLEDFEMKVLNAKPKRFEVKPGIFQVAWHLVFRARGDEGLLKAGYLAGFGEKNSIGFGMVKVDGGKEKVKRHWRGGGEDRKDKTP, from the coding sequence TTGAGGTTTGCAATAAGACTCCGGCCGGAGAATGAGCCGTTCAAAGTCCCCTTCAACCACCAGCACAAGCTCCAGGGACTGATTTACCGCAGGATTCAGAGGGCTAACCCGGAGCTGAGCCTTCGCCTCCACTCACCGAAGGTGCCGAAGCTCTTCACTTTCTCCCTATTCATGGCAGAAAGGCGGGACTTCGAAAAGGGACGGCCGTATTTCCTGGGACATGGAAGGGGCTTCTTCTACTTCTCGACGGCCGTTCCAGAGGTGGCGGAGGCCTTCATTACTGGTCTGCTCCAGAAACCGGAGGTCGAGCTCTGGGGCGAGCGCTTTACGGTTGAGGAGGTAAAAGCTTTAGCAGAACCCGAGAAGCTGAGCGGGAGGAAGTTCGTGACTCTCTCGCCGATAGCGGTAACTACAAAGAGGTTTCAGTTTGGAAAGCTGAGGAGCTACGACCTAAGCCCATCGGAGCCGGAGTTCTACGAGCTTATCCGGGAGAACCTGAGGGAGAAGCACCTCCACATCTTTGGCTCTAAACCGCTGGAGGACTTCGAGATGAAAGTCCTCAACGCCAAGCCCAAGCGCTTTGAGGTGAAGCCGGGCATCTTTCAGGTGGCGTGGCACCTTGTCTTCCGCGCGAGGGGCGATGAAGGTCTGCTTAAAGCCGGCTACCTAGCGGGCTTCGGGGAGAAGAACTCGATCGGCTTCGGGATGGTGAAGGTTGATGGGGGAAAAGAGAAAGTGAAAAGGCACTGGAGGGGAGGTGGGGAGGATCGAAAAGACAAAACGCCTTGA